A section of the Elusimicrobiota bacterium genome encodes:
- a CDS encoding alkene reductase, with amino-acid sequence MAKHLFSSIKLGPYSLPNRVALAPMTRCRAGAGNVPSELAPLYYGQRASAGLVITEATQVAPRGVGYPNTPGIYTAEQVAGWAPVVESVHHAGSRIFLQLWHVGRVSHPLFQPNGELPVAPSAVAPKGEVQTPEGLKPYVTPRALETSEIPGIVEDYRVGAQNALIAGFDGVEVHGANGYLLDQFLRDGTNQRADAYGGSVENRARFLLEVTQAVLNVWGPDRVGVRLSPSGTANDMHDSDPEKTFGYVIAALDALEIVYVHLREGLEEDIRRGGRIIPTAVFRPLFQGALMVNGGYNRERADAVIAKGEAELVSFGTPFIANPDLPRRLQIGAELSDADPATIYGGGAKGYTDYPPLTVS; translated from the coding sequence ATGGCTAAACATCTTTTTTCCTCGATCAAGCTTGGACCTTATTCTCTTCCGAACCGCGTCGCGCTGGCGCCGATGACGCGCTGTCGCGCCGGGGCCGGGAATGTTCCGTCGGAGCTGGCCCCGCTTTACTACGGCCAGCGCGCGTCCGCCGGTCTGGTGATCACCGAAGCGACGCAAGTCGCCCCGCGCGGCGTGGGTTACCCAAACACCCCGGGCATCTACACCGCCGAGCAGGTGGCCGGCTGGGCGCCGGTCGTCGAGTCGGTCCATCATGCCGGGTCGCGGATTTTTCTGCAGCTCTGGCATGTCGGGCGCGTTTCTCACCCGCTCTTCCAGCCGAATGGGGAGCTTCCGGTCGCTCCTTCAGCGGTGGCGCCGAAAGGAGAGGTGCAGACACCGGAAGGCCTGAAGCCCTACGTGACGCCTCGGGCGCTGGAGACCTCCGAAATTCCGGGAATCGTGGAAGACTACCGCGTGGGGGCCCAAAACGCACTTATAGCGGGTTTTGACGGCGTCGAGGTTCACGGCGCCAACGGATATTTGCTGGACCAGTTCCTTCGCGATGGAACCAATCAGCGCGCCGACGCCTACGGCGGTTCTGTCGAGAACCGCGCGCGCTTCCTGCTCGAGGTGACGCAGGCCGTCCTCAACGTCTGGGGTCCTGACCGGGTGGGGGTGCGCCTGTCGCCGAGCGGTACAGCCAACGACATGCACGACTCCGATCCTGAAAAAACATTCGGTTATGTGATCGCGGCGCTGGATGCGCTCGAGATCGTTTATGTGCACCTGCGGGAAGGTTTGGAGGAAGACATCCGCCGTGGGGGGAGAATCATTCCGACCGCAGTTTTTCGGCCTCTCTTTCAAGGCGCCCTCATGGTAAACGGCGGCTACAACCGCGAACGCGCGGATGCCGTGATTGCCAAGGGCGAAGCCGAGCTGGTCTCTTTCGGCACCCCGTTCATTGCCAACCCGGATCTCCCGAGACGTCTCCAGATCGGCGCGGAACTGAGTGACGCTGATCCCGCGACGATTTACGGCGGCGGCGCCAAAGGCTACACCGATTATCCGCCGCTGACGGTCTCCTGA